The following proteins are encoded in a genomic region of Sesamum indicum cultivar Zhongzhi No. 13 linkage group LG8, S_indicum_v1.0, whole genome shotgun sequence:
- the LOC105169294 gene encoding uncharacterized protein T19C3.4 isoform X3, whose protein sequence is MGIIGLLKFALLSIDFLAWPVIALGYPLFSTIRAIETTSQYHLKKLAKYWTLFALISLLEFALVKIIEWIPFWSSLKLIATFWLVVPRFRGACHAYRRLISLCLLVDVHSVIDRWSVDLQAVIDRFYKAKEEKLRKTEAFEDVVEKYIKENGAETLEKLIASKIQSESKEPDNSQRNTSVPEPEEKNAAATLEQLKEPDAFPKDIKTSEATEKTASTEAKPLQNAEPSTIAWTPKETDAASEVKEMKEVQQEWICALCQVTATSEKMLNDHLGGRKHKSMIESLRKSKLDAESTASSPSAAGKSSRRSAKSVKGKSEVGEGSQQKSWKKTEERVPNQVPSDQQNQGKPKQNGAANQQFHAWCTVCHVKLLSEIDLASHLRGKRHTSNVQNL, encoded by the exons ATGGGCATCATCGGACTCCTCAAATTTGCTCTTTTAAGTATTGATTTTCTTGCCTG GCCTGTAATTGCTCTGGGCTATCCTCT GTTTTCTACCATCAGGGCAATTGAAACTACTTCACAATATCACTTGAAGAAGTTGGCCAAATATTGGACCCTTTTCGCATTAATTTCTCTGTTAGAATTTGCTTTAGTGAAAATCATTGAGTG GATACCATTCTGGTCTAGCTTAAAACTCATAGCTACCTTCTGGTTGGTGGTGCCTAGATTTCGTGGTGCATGCCATGCCTACCGGAGACTTATAAGTCTATGCTTGTTAGTGGATGTTCATTCAGTTATCGACAGGTGGTCTGTGGATCTTCAAGCAGTTATCGACAGGTTTTATAAGGCGAAGGAGGAGAAACTGCGTAAGACAGAAGCTTTTGAGGATGTAGTGGAGAAATACATCAAAGAGAATGGAGCTGAAACTTTGGAAAAGCTTATAGCAAGCAAG ATACAGTCGGAAAGCAAAGAACCTGATAATTCTCAGAGAAATACCTCAGTTCCAGAACCAGAGGAGAAAAATGCTGCAGCTACATTAGAACAG CTGAAAGAACCTGATGCTTTTCCAAAAGATATCAAAACGTCAGAAGCCACAGAGAAGACCGCTTCAACTGAGGCGAAACCG CTTCAGAATGCAGAGCCAAGTACCATTGCATGGACTCCAAAGGAAACAGATGCAGCATCTGAGGTTAAAGAGATGAAGGAAGTGCAGCAAGAGTGGATCTGTGCTTTATGCCAGGTGACGGCCACAAGTGAGAAAATGTTAAACGACCATCTGGGGGGTAGAAAACACAAGTCCATGATTGAGTCCCTGAGAAAAAGCAAGCTCGATGCAGAAAGCACAGCCTCTTCACCTTCAGCAGCAGGTAAATCAAGTCGGCGCAGTGCAAAGTCAGTGAAGGGCAAGAGTGAAGTAGGGGAAGGATCCCAGCAAAAATCTTGGAAGAAAACAGAAGAAAGAGTTCCGAATCAGGTGCCTAGTGATCAGCAGAACCAGGGCAAACCGAAGCAGAATGGTGCTGCCAATCAGCAATTTCACGCATGGTGTACGGTCTGTCATGTGAAGTTGCTTAGTGAGATTGATTTAGCCTCTCACTTAAGAGGAAAACGGCACACATCCAATGTTCAAAACCTTTAA
- the LOC105169294 gene encoding S phase cyclin A-associated protein in the endoplasmic reticulum isoform X2 yields MGIIGLLKFALLSIDFLAWFSTIRAIETTSQYHLKKLAKYWTLFALISLLEFALVKIIEWIPFWSSLKLIATFWLVVPRFRGACHAYRRLISLCLLVDVHSVIDRWSVDLQAVIDRFYKAKEEKLRKTEAFEDVVEKYIKENGAETLEKLIASKIQSESKEPDNSQRNTSVPEPEEKNAAATLEQRKEPDAVQNDNEMLQVIEKTASTELKEPDAFPKDIKTSEATEKTASTEAKPLQNAEPSTIAWTPKETDAASEVKEMKEVQQEWICALCQVTATSEKMLNDHLGGRKHKSMIESLRKSKLDAESTASSPSAAGKSSRRSAKSVKGKSEVGEGSQQKSWKKTEERVPNQVPSDQQNQGKPKQNGAANQQFHAWCTVCHVKLLSEIDLASHLRGKRHTSNVQNL; encoded by the exons ATGGGCATCATCGGACTCCTCAAATTTGCTCTTTTAAGTATTGATTTTCTTGCCTG GTTTTCTACCATCAGGGCAATTGAAACTACTTCACAATATCACTTGAAGAAGTTGGCCAAATATTGGACCCTTTTCGCATTAATTTCTCTGTTAGAATTTGCTTTAGTGAAAATCATTGAGTG GATACCATTCTGGTCTAGCTTAAAACTCATAGCTACCTTCTGGTTGGTGGTGCCTAGATTTCGTGGTGCATGCCATGCCTACCGGAGACTTATAAGTCTATGCTTGTTAGTGGATGTTCATTCAGTTATCGACAGGTGGTCTGTGGATCTTCAAGCAGTTATCGACAGGTTTTATAAGGCGAAGGAGGAGAAACTGCGTAAGACAGAAGCTTTTGAGGATGTAGTGGAGAAATACATCAAAGAGAATGGAGCTGAAACTTTGGAAAAGCTTATAGCAAGCAAG ATACAGTCGGAAAGCAAAGAACCTGATAATTCTCAGAGAAATACCTCAGTTCCAGAACCAGAGGAGAAAAATGCTGCAGCTACATTAGAACAG CGGAAAGAACCTGATGCTGTTCAAAACGATAACGAAATGTTACAAGTCATAGAGAAGACTGCTTCAACTGAG CTGAAAGAACCTGATGCTTTTCCAAAAGATATCAAAACGTCAGAAGCCACAGAGAAGACCGCTTCAACTGAGGCGAAACCG CTTCAGAATGCAGAGCCAAGTACCATTGCATGGACTCCAAAGGAAACAGATGCAGCATCTGAGGTTAAAGAGATGAAGGAAGTGCAGCAAGAGTGGATCTGTGCTTTATGCCAGGTGACGGCCACAAGTGAGAAAATGTTAAACGACCATCTGGGGGGTAGAAAACACAAGTCCATGATTGAGTCCCTGAGAAAAAGCAAGCTCGATGCAGAAAGCACAGCCTCTTCACCTTCAGCAGCAGGTAAATCAAGTCGGCGCAGTGCAAAGTCAGTGAAGGGCAAGAGTGAAGTAGGGGAAGGATCCCAGCAAAAATCTTGGAAGAAAACAGAAGAAAGAGTTCCGAATCAGGTGCCTAGTGATCAGCAGAACCAGGGCAAACCGAAGCAGAATGGTGCTGCCAATCAGCAATTTCACGCATGGTGTACGGTCTGTCATGTGAAGTTGCTTAGTGAGATTGATTTAGCCTCTCACTTAAGAGGAAAACGGCACACATCCAATGTTCAAAACCTTTAA
- the LOC105169294 gene encoding S phase cyclin A-associated protein in the endoplasmic reticulum isoform X1 has protein sequence MGIIGLLKFALLSIDFLAWPVIALGYPLFSTIRAIETTSQYHLKKLAKYWTLFALISLLEFALVKIIEWIPFWSSLKLIATFWLVVPRFRGACHAYRRLISLCLLVDVHSVIDRWSVDLQAVIDRFYKAKEEKLRKTEAFEDVVEKYIKENGAETLEKLIASKIQSESKEPDNSQRNTSVPEPEEKNAAATLEQRKEPDAVQNDNEMLQVIEKTASTELKEPDAFPKDIKTSEATEKTASTEAKPLQNAEPSTIAWTPKETDAASEVKEMKEVQQEWICALCQVTATSEKMLNDHLGGRKHKSMIESLRKSKLDAESTASSPSAAGKSSRRSAKSVKGKSEVGEGSQQKSWKKTEERVPNQVPSDQQNQGKPKQNGAANQQFHAWCTVCHVKLLSEIDLASHLRGKRHTSNVQNL, from the exons ATGGGCATCATCGGACTCCTCAAATTTGCTCTTTTAAGTATTGATTTTCTTGCCTG GCCTGTAATTGCTCTGGGCTATCCTCT GTTTTCTACCATCAGGGCAATTGAAACTACTTCACAATATCACTTGAAGAAGTTGGCCAAATATTGGACCCTTTTCGCATTAATTTCTCTGTTAGAATTTGCTTTAGTGAAAATCATTGAGTG GATACCATTCTGGTCTAGCTTAAAACTCATAGCTACCTTCTGGTTGGTGGTGCCTAGATTTCGTGGTGCATGCCATGCCTACCGGAGACTTATAAGTCTATGCTTGTTAGTGGATGTTCATTCAGTTATCGACAGGTGGTCTGTGGATCTTCAAGCAGTTATCGACAGGTTTTATAAGGCGAAGGAGGAGAAACTGCGTAAGACAGAAGCTTTTGAGGATGTAGTGGAGAAATACATCAAAGAGAATGGAGCTGAAACTTTGGAAAAGCTTATAGCAAGCAAG ATACAGTCGGAAAGCAAAGAACCTGATAATTCTCAGAGAAATACCTCAGTTCCAGAACCAGAGGAGAAAAATGCTGCAGCTACATTAGAACAG CGGAAAGAACCTGATGCTGTTCAAAACGATAACGAAATGTTACAAGTCATAGAGAAGACTGCTTCAACTGAG CTGAAAGAACCTGATGCTTTTCCAAAAGATATCAAAACGTCAGAAGCCACAGAGAAGACCGCTTCAACTGAGGCGAAACCG CTTCAGAATGCAGAGCCAAGTACCATTGCATGGACTCCAAAGGAAACAGATGCAGCATCTGAGGTTAAAGAGATGAAGGAAGTGCAGCAAGAGTGGATCTGTGCTTTATGCCAGGTGACGGCCACAAGTGAGAAAATGTTAAACGACCATCTGGGGGGTAGAAAACACAAGTCCATGATTGAGTCCCTGAGAAAAAGCAAGCTCGATGCAGAAAGCACAGCCTCTTCACCTTCAGCAGCAGGTAAATCAAGTCGGCGCAGTGCAAAGTCAGTGAAGGGCAAGAGTGAAGTAGGGGAAGGATCCCAGCAAAAATCTTGGAAGAAAACAGAAGAAAGAGTTCCGAATCAGGTGCCTAGTGATCAGCAGAACCAGGGCAAACCGAAGCAGAATGGTGCTGCCAATCAGCAATTTCACGCATGGTGTACGGTCTGTCATGTGAAGTTGCTTAGTGAGATTGATTTAGCCTCTCACTTAAGAGGAAAACGGCACACATCCAATGTTCAAAACCTTTAA
- the LOC105169291 gene encoding coiled-coil-helix-coiled-coil-helix domain-containing protein 10, mitochondrial has protein sequence MPRRSSGGRSARPAPRPAASRNPPPQPVNHAPPPAPVQSSSGGSMLGGIGATIAQGMAFGTGSAVAHRAVDAVMGPRTIQHETVVSEAAATPAPNAPSMGGSDACNVHSKAFQDCLNSYGNDISKCQFYMDMLAECRRNSGSMMSS, from the exons ATGCCTCGCCGTAGCTCAGGGG GAAGATCTGCCCGACCAGCTCCACGTCCTGCTGCATCCCGTAACCCACCTCCTCAACCAG TGAATCATGCTCCTCCACCAGCTCCGGTTCAGAGCAGCTCTGGTGGATCCATGCTTGGAGGCATTGGTGCAACAATAGCCCAAG GAATGGCATTTGGTACTGGAAGTGCTGTTGCACATAGGGCTGTTGATGCTGTTATGGGTCCTCGGACAATTCAACATGAAACAGTCGTCTCTGAAGCTGCAGCAACTCCAGCACCTAATGCACCCAGCATGGGCGGATCTGATGCTTGTAATGTTCATTCCAAGGCATTCCAGGAT TGCCTGAACAGCTATGGAAATGACATCAGCAAGTGCCAGTTCTATATGGATATGTTGGCTGAATGCAGGAGAAACTCAGGTTCTATGATGAGTTCCTGA
- the LOC105169295 gene encoding methylmalonate-semialdehyde dehydrogenase [acylating], mitochondrial → MMLGFSVQRVRHMRRLSPRILIGVGCSHFSTAAERSWRHGDTLRVPNLIGGSFVDSHSSDSIDVLNPATQEVVSRVPLTTKEEFKSAVAAAKEAFPSWRNTPITTRQRVMFKLQDLIRKNTDKLALNITTEQGKTLKDAQGDVFRGLEVVEHACGMATLQMGEYVANVSNGIDTYSIREPLGVCAGICPFNFPAMIPLWMFPVAVTCGNTYVLKPSEKDPGASMILAELAMEAGLPNGVLNIVHGTHDIVNAICDDDDIRAVSFVGSNTAGMHIYARASASGKRVQSNMGAKNHGIVMPDANVDATLNALVAAGFGAAGQRCMALSTVVFVGDSKLWEEKLVERAKALKVSAGTDPEADLGPVISKQAKERVCKLVQSGIESGARLLLDGRTIKVPGYEQGNFIGPTILADVTADMECYKEEIFGPVLICMQADSLEEAINIVNRNKYGNGAAIFTSSGIAARKFQTEIEAGQVGINVPIPVPLPFFSFTGSKASFAGDLNFYGKAGVQFYTQIKTVTQQWKDLPSGAGVSLAMPTSQKS, encoded by the exons ATGATGTTGGGGTTTTCAGTTCAACGAG TGAGGCACATGAGGAGACTGAGTCCTCGGATACTTATCGGGGTTGGGTGTTCTCATTTTTCAACTGCTGCTGAACGATCGTGGAGGCATGGCGACACGCTG CGGGTTCCGAATCTAATTGGCGGAAGCTTCGTGGATTCACATTCATCTGATTCCATTGATGTACTAAATCCA GCAACACAAGAAGTGGTGTCCCGAGTACCACTGACAACAAAGGAGGAGTTCAAATCTGCAGTAGCTGCTGCAAAAGAGGCCTTTCCGTCCTGGCGAAATACACCAATTACTACAAGGCAGCGTGTCATGTTTAAGCTCCAAGATCTTATTCGTAAAAACACA GATAAACTTGCCCTGAATATTACCACAGAACAAGGGAAGACATTGAAGGATGCTCAAGGAGATGTGTTCCGAGGGCTAG AGGTGGTGGAACATGCATGTGGCATGGCAACCCTACAAATGGGAGAGTATGTGGCCAATGTGTCAAATGGAATTGATACCTACAGCATTAGAGAACCCCTTGGTGTTTGTGCTGGAATTTGCCCCTTTAACTTCCCTGCAATGATTCCCTTATGG ATGTTTCCTGTGGCAGTCACATGTGGAAACACCTATGTTCTGAAGCCATCTGAAAAAGATCCAG gGGCTTCAATGATTCTTGCAGAGTTGGCAATGGAGGCTGGTTTGCCCAATGGTGTCCTGAATATCGTCCATGGGACCCAT GACATTGTTAATGCTATATGTGATGATGACGATATTAGAGCTGTATCATTTGTTGGTTCAAATACA GCTGGCATGCATATCTACGCAAGAGCATCAGCTAGTGGAAAACGTGTTCAG TCCAATATGGGAGCAAAGAACCATGGAATCGTGATGCCCGACGCAAACGTGGATGCAACTTTAAATGCTTTAGTAGCAGCTGGTTTTGGTGCCGCTGGACAAAGATGTATGGCACTTAGCACAGTGGTGTTTGTTGGGGACTCAAAATTATG GGAAGAAAAGCTAGTGGAACGTGCCAAGGCGCTTAAAGTAAGTGCTGGGACAGATCCTGAGGCAGACTTAGGTCCAGTAATTAGCAAGCAG GCAAAGGAAAGGGTCTGCAAGTTGGTACAAAGCGGGATCGAAAGTGGAGCAAGACTATTGCTTGATGGAAGAACTATTAAG GTTCCAGGATATGAACAAGGTAACTTCATTGGTCCGACCATCCTAGCAGATGTCACAGCCGACATGGAATGTTATAAG GAGGAGATCTTTGGGCCTGTCCTCATTTGCATGCAG GCTGACAGTTTGGAAGAGGCCATAAACATTGTCAACAGAAATAA ATATGGGAATGGTGCGGCTATTTTTACGTCATCTGGAATAGCTGcaagaaaatttcaaactgAAATAGAGGCAGGCCAG GTTGGTATCAACGTTCCCATACCTGTTCCGTTACCCTTCTTCTCATTTACTGGCTCCAAGGCTTCTTTTGCTGGGGATCTCAATTTCTATG GAAAGGCTGGAGTTCAGTTTTACACACAGATCAAGACGGTGACTCAACAATGGAAAGATTTACCCAGTGGTGCTGGAGTTTCTCTAGCAATGCCAACTTCCCAGAAGTCATGA
- the LOC105169292 gene encoding gamma-glutamyl peptidase 5, with amino-acid sequence MGGQKFAVLLCAEDSDYVKKIYGGYYGVFVRMLKEEGERWDVFKVARGEFPDDDEIAEYDGFVITGSCNDAHGNDLWICRLLILLKKLDSMKKKVLGICFGHQILGRALGGKVGRASAGWDIGITKVHLTPSQIFTTLKMPTSLSVIECHRDELWELPPKAEVLAWSDKTGIEMFRCSEHIMGIQGHPEYTKDILLHLIDRLFNRDLIEESLAEEAKTKLGASEPDREVWKKLCTSFLKGRL; translated from the exons atgggAGGCCAAAAGTTCGCCGTTCTTCTCTGTGCCGAGGATTCAGACTACGTGAAGAAAATCTACGGCGGTTACTACGGAGTTTTTGTGCGAATGCTGAaagaagaaggagaaagaTGGGACGTATTCAAGGTGGCGAGAGGCGAGTTTCCGGATGACGATGAGATCGCAGAGTACGACGGATTCGTGATCACCGGAAGCTGCAATGACGCGCACGGAAATGACCTTTGGATCTGTAGACTCCTGATTCTGCTGAAGAAATTGGATTCCATGAAGAAGAAAGTTCTCGGCATTTGCTTCGGCCATCAG ATACTGGGACGAGCTCTAGGAGGAAAGGTCGGCCGAGCCAGTGCAGGATGGGATATTGGGATCACAAAAGTTCACTTGACTCCCTCACAGATTTTCACCACCCTGAAAATGCCTACTTCCCTCTCTGTCATCGAGTGCCATCGAGATGAG TTATGGGAACTTCCACCTAAAGCAGAGGTTTTAGCATGGTCAGACAAGACCGGGATAGAGATGTTTAGGTGCTCTGAACATATTATGGGCATCCAAGGTCACCCTGAGTACACAAAGGACATCCTGTTACACCTGATTGACCGTCTTTTCAACCGTGATCTCATCGAG GAGTCTCTTGCTGAAGAAGCCAAGACTAAGTTGGGGGCAAGCGAGCCGGATAGAGAAGTATGGAAGAAACTATGCACCAGCTTTCTGAAGGGAAGATTGTGA